One Bradyrhizobium sp. CCGB12 genomic window carries:
- a CDS encoding MFS transporter, which yields MHQIVTQQIDSSRRWWVLAIVVAAQFMFGVDAFVVNVAIPTIAVELKATPAQIESVIAIYLIAYGTLVVTGGRLGDIHGTKNVFLAGVLGFTATSLWCGLAQSGVELIIARLAQGATAALMVPQVLATLHLLFTDGQRSRAFAIYGIVLGLAGAAGFLLGGLLVTIDLAGTGWRSVFFVNVPCGLVIAAAAWRIMPSVPRRSGTRLDIKGGMVLFAGLLCLIGPLLFGHDVGWAPWLWAVMAIGGVILVAFLKLERAVARAGGMPLIDLTLLTDATFLRGLGAAFFFFAANLSFYLVMTLFMQRGLKIPPLSAGMAFIPLALAFVVASRHSGARALHRGTKVLIEGCALQIAGLAALALVAFYVDAPTPIALALTMMVFGYGQGLVMAPLSGAVLSSVKPVAAGSASGMYGTTAQIGNAAGVAAIGAVFFAVEAFQSARAGFLVSLALFVTLIMICAAFLAWMRRAAARS from the coding sequence ATGCATCAGATCGTCACACAACAAATCGATTCGTCCCGCCGCTGGTGGGTGCTTGCCATCGTCGTGGCCGCCCAGTTCATGTTCGGCGTCGACGCCTTCGTGGTCAACGTCGCCATTCCGACCATCGCGGTCGAGCTGAAGGCGACCCCGGCGCAGATCGAATCCGTGATCGCGATCTACCTGATCGCCTATGGCACGCTGGTCGTCACCGGCGGCCGCCTCGGCGACATCCACGGCACCAAGAATGTCTTCTTGGCCGGCGTGCTCGGCTTCACGGCGACCTCGCTGTGGTGCGGGCTCGCGCAGTCAGGCGTCGAGCTGATCATCGCGCGGCTGGCGCAGGGCGCGACGGCGGCGCTGATGGTGCCGCAGGTGCTGGCGACGTTGCATCTGCTGTTCACCGACGGGCAGCGCAGCCGGGCCTTTGCGATCTACGGCATCGTGCTCGGGCTTGCAGGGGCCGCGGGCTTCCTGCTCGGCGGCCTGCTGGTCACGATCGACCTTGCCGGCACCGGCTGGCGCTCGGTGTTCTTCGTCAACGTGCCCTGCGGGCTCGTGATCGCCGCTGCCGCCTGGCGCATCATGCCGTCGGTGCCGCGGCGATCAGGCACAAGGCTCGACATCAAGGGCGGCATGGTGTTGTTCGCGGGGTTGTTGTGCCTGATCGGCCCGCTGCTGTTCGGCCATGATGTCGGCTGGGCGCCGTGGCTGTGGGCAGTGATGGCGATCGGTGGCGTCATTCTCGTTGCATTCCTGAAGCTGGAGCGTGCTGTGGCCCGCGCCGGCGGCATGCCGCTGATCGATCTCACCCTGCTGACGGATGCCACCTTCCTGCGCGGCCTCGGCGCGGCGTTCTTCTTCTTTGCCGCCAATCTCTCGTTCTATCTGGTGATGACGCTGTTCATGCAACGCGGCCTCAAGATCCCGCCGCTCTCGGCCGGCATGGCCTTCATTCCGCTCGCGCTCGCCTTCGTCGTGGCATCGCGTCACAGCGGCGCGCGGGCGCTCCATCGCGGCACCAAGGTGCTGATCGAGGGCTGCGCGCTCCAGATCGCAGGTCTTGCTGCGCTCGCGCTTGTCGCCTTCTATGTCGATGCGCCGACGCCGATTGCGCTTGCGCTCACGATGATGGTCTTTGGCTACGGCCAGGGATTGGTGATGGCGCCGCTGTCGGGCGCAGTGCTGTCGAGCGTGAAGCCTGTCGCCGCAGGCTCGGCCTCCGGCATGTACGGCACGACGGCGCAGATCGGAAATGCGGCCGGAGTGGCCGCAATCGGCGCGGTGTTCTTCGCCGTCGAAGCCTTTCAATCAGCGCGCGCAGGATTTCTCGTCTCGCTTGCGCTGTTTGTGACATTAATCATGATCTGCGCCGCATTTCTGGCGTGGATGCGCCGCGCCGCTGCACGTAGTTGA
- a CDS encoding LLM class flavin-dependent oxidoreductase, with the protein MARLKFGAFLAPHHPIGEHPMLQFRRDLDLVEQLDALGYDEFWCGEHHSSGWEMIASPEMFLAAAGERTKRIKLGTGVVSLPYHHPFNVAQRMVQLDHMTGGRAIFGSGPGALASDAHTLGIDPMTQRDRQDEAIGVIRRLFNGERVTAKSDWFTMNDAALQLLPLQEEMPFVVASQISPSGMTLAGKYGIGIISLGSMTTQGLMSLQQQWQFAEDAAKKHGTTVSRADWRVLLTFHIAETREQARKEAGAGLMRWHNEYNVGTLQRPGLTAFSSPDEAVDKTAFVEGAASTIGTPDDLVKTIKNVMQVSGGVGAIIGFVHDWANPENTRRSWDVVARYVVPEINGYIDSLRKSQKFVIENRAIFERAGQAVMAKIMENEKAAEALKVTGPGRVAIPAVNAPDLQKEAAKR; encoded by the coding sequence ATGGCGCGCCTGAAGTTCGGAGCCTTCCTTGCCCCGCATCACCCGATCGGGGAGCATCCGATGCTCCAGTTCCGGCGCGATCTCGACCTGGTCGAGCAGCTGGACGCGCTCGGTTATGACGAATTCTGGTGCGGCGAGCATCATTCCTCCGGCTGGGAGATGATCGCCTCGCCCGAGATGTTCCTGGCCGCGGCGGGCGAGCGCACCAAGCGGATCAAGCTCGGCACCGGCGTGGTGTCGCTGCCCTATCACCATCCCTTCAACGTCGCCCAGCGCATGGTGCAGCTCGACCACATGACCGGCGGCCGCGCCATCTTCGGCTCCGGCCCGGGCGCGCTCGCGTCCGACGCGCACACGCTCGGCATCGATCCGATGACGCAGCGCGACCGCCAGGACGAGGCGATCGGGGTGATCCGCCGCCTCTTCAACGGCGAGCGCGTCACCGCCAAGAGCGACTGGTTCACCATGAACGACGCCGCGTTGCAGCTTCTCCCCTTGCAGGAGGAGATGCCGTTCGTGGTGGCCTCGCAGATCTCTCCCTCCGGCATGACGCTGGCCGGCAAATACGGCATCGGCATCATCTCGCTGGGCTCGATGACGACCCAGGGACTGATGTCGCTGCAGCAGCAATGGCAGTTCGCCGAGGACGCCGCGAAAAAACACGGCACCACGGTGAGCCGCGCCGACTGGCGCGTGCTCCTGACCTTTCACATCGCCGAGACCCGTGAGCAGGCACGCAAGGAAGCGGGCGCCGGGCTGATGCGCTGGCACAACGAATATAATGTCGGCACGCTGCAGCGGCCGGGCCTCACCGCATTCTCCTCGCCCGACGAGGCCGTGGACAAGACCGCTTTCGTCGAGGGGGCGGCGTCCACCATCGGCACACCCGACGATCTCGTCAAAACCATCAAGAACGTGATGCAAGTGTCCGGCGGCGTCGGCGCCATCATCGGCTTCGTGCACGACTGGGCCAATCCGGAAAACACCCGCCGCAGCTGGGACGTGGTGGCGCGCTACGTCGTGCCGGAGATCAACGGCTACATCGACTCCTTACGCAAGTCGCAAAAATTCGTGATCGAGAATCGCGCGATCTTCGAGCGCGCGGGCCAGGCCGTGATGGCCAAGATCATGGAGAACGAGAAGGCCGCCGAGGCGCTGAAGGTGACCGGCCCCGGCCGCGTCGCCATTCCCGCCGTCAACGCCCCGGATCTGCAGAAGGAAGCGGCGAAGCGGTAG
- a CDS encoding cytochrome P450, with amino-acid sequence MSMQNVAPALGFTPPRRNELTHIPGDEGWPIIGKTFQVLADPKGHIEANGAKYGPVYRTHFFGETNVVLLGPEANELVLFDQQKLFSSTHGWNKVLGLLFPRGLMLLDFDEHRLHRKALSVAFKSGPMKSYLGDLDRGIAARVAQWKAKPGEMQLYPAMKQLTLDLAAASFLGADIGPEVDQINRAFVDMVAAAVAPVRRPLPGTQMARGVKGRKRIVAYFREQIPLRRGNHGGDDLFSQLCRATHEDGALLSEQDIIDHMSFLMMAAHDTLTSSLTSFIGELAANPDWQDRLRAEVLALGLAPGAPSSFDDLEKMPLSEMAFKEALRIKPPVPSMPRRAMRDFSFKGFTIPAGTAIGVNPLYTHHMKEIWPEPDRFNPLRFTEEAQRNRHRFAFVPFGGGAHMCLGLHFAYMQAKCFARHFLQNIEVSLEPGYKPDWQMWPIPKPRDGLRVRMKAV; translated from the coding sequence ATGTCGATGCAGAATGTGGCCCCTGCGCTCGGCTTCACCCCGCCAAGGCGCAACGAGCTGACGCATATCCCCGGCGACGAAGGCTGGCCGATCATCGGGAAGACCTTTCAGGTGCTGGCCGATCCCAAGGGACATATCGAGGCAAACGGCGCCAAATACGGCCCGGTCTACCGCACCCACTTTTTCGGCGAGACCAATGTCGTGCTGCTCGGGCCCGAGGCCAACGAGCTCGTGCTGTTCGACCAGCAGAAGCTGTTCTCCTCGACGCATGGCTGGAACAAGGTTCTGGGCCTGCTGTTTCCGCGCGGGCTGATGCTGCTCGATTTCGACGAGCATCGCCTGCATCGCAAGGCGCTGTCGGTCGCGTTCAAGTCCGGGCCGATGAAGTCGTATCTTGGCGATCTCGACCGCGGCATCGCAGCGCGGGTGGCTCAATGGAAGGCCAAGCCCGGCGAGATGCAGCTCTACCCGGCGATGAAGCAGCTCACGCTCGATCTCGCTGCGGCCTCGTTCCTCGGCGCCGACATCGGCCCGGAGGTCGACCAGATCAACCGCGCCTTCGTCGACATGGTCGCGGCCGCCGTCGCGCCGGTCCGCCGGCCCCTGCCCGGCACCCAGATGGCGCGAGGGGTGAAGGGACGCAAGCGCATCGTCGCCTATTTCCGCGAGCAGATTCCGCTCCGGCGCGGCAATCACGGCGGCGACGATTTGTTCTCGCAGCTCTGCCGCGCCACCCATGAGGACGGCGCGCTGCTCTCCGAGCAGGACATCATCGACCATATGAGCTTCCTGATGATGGCGGCGCACGACACGCTGACCTCATCGCTGACCTCCTTCATCGGCGAACTCGCCGCCAATCCGGACTGGCAGGACAGGCTGCGCGCGGAGGTGCTCGCGCTCGGGCTCGCCCCCGGCGCACCAAGCAGCTTCGACGACCTCGAAAAGATGCCGCTGTCGGAGATGGCCTTCAAGGAAGCGCTGCGGATCAAGCCGCCGGTGCCCTCGATGCCGCGGCGCGCGATGCGCGATTTCAGCTTCAAGGGCTTTACGATCCCCGCGGGCACCGCGATCGGCGTCAATCCGCTCTATACGCACCACATGAAGGAGATCTGGCCGGAGCCGGATCGCTTCAATCCGCTGCGCTTCACCGAGGAAGCCCAGCGCAACCGCCATCGCTTCGCCTTTGTGCCGTTCGGCGGCGGCGCGCATATGTGCCTCGGCCTGCACTTCGCCTATATGCAGGCGAAATGCTTTGCGCGGCATTTCCTGCAGAACATCGAGGTGTCGCTGGAGCCCGGCTACAAGCCGGACTGGCAGATGTGGCCGATCCCGAAGCCGCGGGACGGGTTGCGGGTACGGATGAAGGCGGTTTAG
- a CDS encoding SDR family NAD(P)-dependent oxidoreductase: MGRLDGKVAVITGATSGIGLRTAEVFVAEGAKIVIAGRRAPEGEALAKQLGAACIFRQTDVTVEAQMQALITLAVDKFGRIDCLFNNAGGPAQTGGIEGLEVDRFDAAMATLIRSVLLGMKHAAPIMKKQGSGSIINNGSIAGRLAGFSSSMVYGAAKAAVIHLTKCVAMELGESNVRVNSISPGAIATGIFGKALGLSTDAAEKTPAVMREVYKTAQPIPRAGLPDDIAHAAVFLASDESSFINGHDLVIDGAMTGGRNWSQQQQGYVALRKAFDQGA, from the coding sequence ATGGGCAGGCTGGACGGCAAGGTTGCGGTCATCACAGGCGCGACGAGCGGTATCGGATTGCGTACGGCGGAAGTCTTCGTTGCCGAAGGTGCCAAAATTGTGATCGCGGGTCGCCGCGCACCGGAAGGCGAGGCACTGGCGAAGCAGCTGGGGGCCGCCTGCATCTTCCGCCAGACCGACGTCACGGTGGAAGCGCAGATGCAGGCGCTGATCACGCTCGCGGTCGACAAATTCGGTCGGATCGACTGTCTCTTCAACAACGCCGGCGGGCCGGCGCAGACCGGGGGCATCGAGGGCCTCGAGGTCGATCGGTTCGACGCGGCGATGGCGACGCTGATACGCAGCGTCTTGCTCGGCATGAAGCATGCCGCGCCTATCATGAAGAAGCAGGGTTCTGGCAGCATCATTAACAATGGCAGCATCGCCGGCCGTCTGGCCGGGTTCTCGTCCTCGATGGTCTATGGCGCGGCCAAGGCGGCCGTGATCCATCTCACCAAATGCGTGGCGATGGAGCTCGGCGAGTCCAATGTGCGCGTCAACTCGATCTCGCCCGGCGCGATCGCGACCGGCATCTTCGGCAAGGCGCTGGGACTGTCGACCGACGCCGCCGAGAAGACGCCGGCGGTGATGCGCGAGGTCTACAAGACTGCGCAGCCGATCCCGCGCGCCGGTCTCCCTGACGACATCGCCCACGCCGCGGTGTTCCTGGCGAGCGACGAATCCAGCTTCATCAACGGCCACGATCTCGTCATCGACGGCGCCATGACCGGCGGCCGCAACTGGAGCCAGCAGCAGCAGGGCTATGTCGCCTTGCGCAAGGCGTTCGATCAGGGGGCGTAG
- a CDS encoding sensor histidine kinase gives MGKLIDEFRKGWQGVAPPSLGLSLAFAVVCLLIATLARWALAHVRPDVYFTPYFPAVFFATAFGGFRIGIVTALVGGVLGVVLNFGDAFADRARFALLTLYWVVCALTIWGVEHYRSLLIEQRRISRRLIEEEEYRKLLVDELQHRLKNKLSTVHAVLHQVLHDQPQVWARIDPRLRSLATTDDLISKIDKAGCDIRDLLIAELGPYGHVRFTLNGDRLFLPPKLAVTLSLMFHELATNAGKYGAFSAPRGLLQVSWTVTGDRLTITWDETEGPSIGEISPPGFGTKLLKSALSAFDGKAEVSYLATGLHCTMQCRIPASG, from the coding sequence ATGGGGAAGCTGATCGACGAGTTCCGCAAGGGCTGGCAGGGCGTGGCACCGCCATCGCTCGGCCTGAGCCTCGCCTTCGCGGTCGTCTGCCTGTTGATTGCGACGCTGGCGCGCTGGGCTCTCGCGCATGTGCGGCCCGACGTCTACTTCACGCCCTACTTTCCCGCCGTGTTCTTTGCCACCGCCTTCGGAGGCTTCCGGATCGGCATCGTCACCGCGCTGGTCGGCGGCGTGCTCGGCGTGGTCCTGAATTTCGGCGACGCCTTTGCCGATCGCGCCCGGTTTGCCCTGCTGACACTCTATTGGGTGGTCTGCGCGCTCACCATCTGGGGCGTCGAGCATTATCGCTCGCTGCTGATCGAGCAGCGCCGGATTTCCAGGCGCCTGATCGAGGAAGAAGAGTATCGCAAGCTGCTGGTCGACGAGCTCCAGCACCGGCTGAAGAACAAGTTGTCGACGGTGCACGCCGTGCTGCACCAGGTGCTGCACGACCAGCCGCAGGTCTGGGCCCGGATCGACCCGAGGCTGCGCTCGCTGGCCACGACCGACGATTTGATCTCGAAGATCGACAAGGCGGGCTGCGACATTCGCGATCTCCTGATCGCGGAGCTCGGGCCTTACGGCCACGTCCGCTTCACGCTCAATGGTGACCGGCTGTTCCTGCCGCCGAAGCTCGCGGTGACGCTGTCGCTGATGTTTCACGAACTCGCCACCAATGCGGGCAAATATGGCGCGTTCTCCGCGCCGCGCGGATTGTTGCAGGTGTCATGGACGGTCACCGGCGACCGTCTGACCATCACCTGGGATGAGACCGAGGGACCGAGCATCGGCGAGATATCGCCGCCGGGCTTCGGCACCAAATTGCTGAAATCGGCGCTATCGGCCTTCGACGGCAAGGCCGAGGTCTCCTATCTGGCCACCGGCCTGCATTGCACCATGCAATGCCGTATCCCCGCGAGCGGCTGA
- a CDS encoding bifunctional diguanylate cyclase/phosphodiesterase — protein sequence MNDNRYSGASEAELGFLKEIVRMLPAGLTVQDAHGELLLVNDAAAAQLGIDGSRPSPDLTPRREACRRALSVGQAVVTEEALHDGAARQVLLTTHRPVRLAGRELLISASSDITEQKNFEDQLFRSAYFDELTGLPSRRVIEHRANGLLAKDRDGERFALAFLDVDNFKHINDYYGHAVGDALLVELSKRLGRDLRDSDMLSRISGDEFLLLLSPIQSQEEVAEFMQSTLERLTAPFFIDNSEVFASTSVGVSLYPDHGRSFETLRQNADIAMYRIKNDGKGSAAFFDASMEREALARTKVEQSLRLAILEKRFCCAFQSKVDIRTQAVKGIEALVRLRDDDGVIQAPGSFINLASELGLIDELTHLVLAEIVKSIDLINETFGAEATISINVAAKQAGNPEFMRSFAQALDDTGFPQRFMIEVTEDAFVAKNHFQAEILPMFRKLGVGISIDDFGTGYSSLSALADITADEIKIDRSFITDIHKRPRSQGILRAIESLSEALGMTVIAEGLESYEELAYLQAATKIRYAQGYYFSRPIFLEELKLATPASSESRASVASRPTQQNRQGYSRASAYRR from the coding sequence ATGAACGACAACAGATATTCCGGCGCGAGCGAAGCTGAACTCGGATTCCTCAAGGAAATCGTTAGAATGCTGCCGGCCGGCCTGACCGTGCAGGACGCGCACGGCGAGCTTCTGCTGGTTAACGATGCCGCGGCCGCCCAGCTCGGCATCGATGGCAGCCGCCCCTCACCCGATCTGACGCCGCGCCGCGAAGCCTGCCGGCGGGCGCTGAGCGTCGGCCAGGCCGTCGTCACCGAGGAAGCCCTTCACGACGGCGCGGCGCGCCAGGTGCTGCTCACGACCCATCGCCCCGTCCGCCTCGCCGGACGCGAGCTCCTGATCTCGGCGTCCTCCGACATCACCGAGCAGAAGAACTTCGAGGACCAGCTGTTCCGCTCGGCCTATTTCGACGAGCTGACCGGGTTGCCCTCGCGGCGCGTGATCGAGCATCGCGCCAACGGTCTCCTCGCAAAGGATCGCGACGGCGAACGGTTCGCGCTGGCCTTTCTCGACGTCGACAATTTCAAGCACATCAACGACTATTACGGCCACGCCGTCGGCGATGCGCTGCTGGTCGAGCTGTCGAAGCGGCTCGGACGCGACTTGCGCGATTCCGACATGCTCTCGCGCATCTCCGGCGACGAATTCCTGCTGCTGCTCTCGCCGATCCAGAGCCAGGAGGAAGTCGCCGAATTCATGCAATCGACGCTGGAGCGGCTGACCGCGCCGTTCTTCATCGACAATTCGGAAGTCTTCGCCTCCACCTCGGTCGGCGTCAGCCTCTACCCCGATCACGGCCGCAGCTTCGAGACGCTGCGCCAGAACGCCGACATCGCGATGTATCGCATCAAGAACGACGGCAAGGGATCGGCCGCCTTCTTCGATGCCAGCATGGAGCGCGAGGCGCTGGCGCGGACGAAGGTCGAGCAGTCGCTGCGGCTCGCCATCCTGGAGAAGCGCTTCTGCTGCGCGTTCCAGTCCAAGGTCGACATCCGCACGCAGGCCGTGAAGGGCATCGAGGCCCTGGTGCGCCTGCGCGACGACGACGGCGTGATCCAGGCGCCCGGCTCGTTCATCAACCTCGCCAGCGAGCTCGGGCTGATCGACGAGCTGACCCATCTCGTGCTCGCCGAGATCGTCAAGTCGATCGACCTGATCAACGAGACCTTCGGCGCGGAAGCGACCATCAGCATCAATGTCGCCGCCAAGCAGGCCGGCAACCCGGAGTTCATGCGCAGCTTTGCGCAGGCGCTGGACGACACCGGCTTTCCGCAGCGGTTCATGATCGAGGTGACCGAAGACGCCTTCGTCGCCAAGAATCATTTTCAGGCCGAGATTCTGCCGATGTTCCGCAAGCTCGGCGTCGGCATCTCGATCGACGATTTCGGCACCGGCTATTCCTCGCTCTCGGCGCTCGCCGACATCACCGCCGACGAGATCAAGATCGACCGCTCCTTCATCACCGACATCCATAAGCGCCCGCGCAGCCAGGGCATCTTGCGCGCGATCGAATCCTTGAGCGAAGCGCTCGGCATGACCGTGATCGCCGAAGGCCTCGAATCCTACGAGGAGCTCGCCTACCTCCAGGCCGCGACCAAGATCCGCTACGCCCAGGGCTATTACTTCTCCCGTCCGATCTTCCTGGAGGA